A stretch of Mya arenaria isolate MELC-2E11 chromosome 14, ASM2691426v1 DNA encodes these proteins:
- the LOC128218463 gene encoding isocitrate dehydrogenase [NAD] subunit gamma 1, mitochondrial-like isoform X3, with amino-acid sequence MAASMRRLVQQPKLLTINLRTLTRFQERSVTTTGSTSRERFSKYGGRNTVTVMTGDGVGPELLKHVQEVFRYAGAPVNFEEVEIDASQTDESFLNDAVLSVSRNGVAIKGNISTNYDSNVQSMNVRLRNDLELFASIVKCKSMPGVATRHGNIDMVLIRENTEGEYSNLEHENVPGVIESLKIITEAKSSHIAKYAFDYAIQHGRKKVTAVHKANIMKLGDGLFLNCCREVSKLYPTIEFNDMIIDNASMQANNRRTLLIDSSPIRRCRRICWDSRPLLGVKTQTKSPQRLVWRTRRPGSGLRQPRSGSHL; translated from the exons ATGGCGGCCTCCATGAGACGTTTGGTGCAACAACCGAAACTTTTAACAATTAACCTGAGAACATTGACACGG TTTCAAGAAAGAAGTGTTACAACCACAGGTTCTACATCAAGAGAA CGGTTTTCCAAGTATGGAGGAAGGAACACGGTGACAGTTATGACTGGGGATGGAGTTGGACCCGAGCTGCTAAAACATGTCCAGGAAGTGTTCAG ATATGCAGGAGCACCGGTTAATTTTGAAGAAGTGGAGATTGATGCTAGTCAAACTGACGAGAGTTTCCTGAATGATGCTGTCCTATCTGTGAGCAGGAACGGGGTCGCAATTAAGG GAAACATCTCAACAAATTATGACAGTAATGTGCAATCTATGAATGTTAGACTCAG AAATGACCTGGAATTATTTGCCAGCATCGTTAAGTGCAAGTCTATGCCAGGTGTAGCCACTAGACATGGGAACATTGACATGGTCCTTATTCGGGAAAACACAGAGGGAGAGTACTCAAATCTTGAGCACGAG AATGTGCCTGGTGTAATTGAGAGCCTCAAGATCATAACTGAAGCTAAATCCTCCCACATTGCCAAGTACGCGTTTGATTATGCAATTCAGCATGGACGAAAGAAGGTTACAGCTGTCCACAAAGCAAACATCAT GAAGTTGGGAGACGGCCTGTTCCTCAATTGTTGTCGGGAAGTCTCTAAGTTGTACCCAACCATCGAGTTCAACGACATGATCATTGACAATGCTAGTATGCAG GCTAATAACAGAAGGACTCTTTTAATTGACTCTTCACCAATACGGAGGTGCCGGCGGATATGCTGGGATTCTCGACCTCTTCTGGGCGTCAAAACGCAGACAAAATCCCCTCAACGTCTGGTCTGGAGGACACGACGGCCTGGCTCTGGACTACGCCAACCTCGATCGGGGAGCCATTTGTAG